Proteins from a single region of Anthonomus grandis grandis chromosome 10, icAntGran1.3, whole genome shotgun sequence:
- the LOC126740896 gene encoding hexokinase type 2 isoform X5: MGYRRGIQAHPLIREKCRDLIYDNETLKKIMNIFLDNIKRGLAKATHPDATVKCFPTYVQDLPDGTETGKFLALDLGGTNFRVLLIELSGEHFEMKSKIFAIPQHIMLGSGEQLFDHIAECLAIFVKEEQVQHETLPLGFTFSFPLAQKGLTVGILERWTKGFNCSNVVGNDVVQMLNEAIERRGDVSIEVCAILNDTTGTLMSCAWKNHDCRIGLIVGTGNNGCYVEKQENAELFDDNDMGSGKVIINLEMGAFGDDGCLDFARTEYDKEVDKHSINPGKQIQEKMISGMYMGELVRLALEKFTKEGLLFGGKGSDLLYERGRFYTKYVSEIESDEPGLFTNQKEILEELGLKHASEQDYVNVRFICECVSRRAAHLASAAITTLLHKMDEKKVTVGIDGSVYRYHPHFKNLMMEKIRELCDPSIEFDLMLSEDGSGRGAALVAAVAARQKKKAQQAT; the protein is encoded by the exons ATGGGTTACAGGCGTGGAATTCAGGCACATCCTTTG ATCAGAGAAAAATGCCGAGACTTAATCTACGACAACGAAaccctaaaaaaaatcatgaacaTCTTCTTGGACAATATCAAAAGGGGCCTCGCCAAAGCCACACATCCTGATGCCACTGTGAAATGTTTCCCCACCTATGTCCAGGATTTGCCTGACGGTACTGAAACCGGCAAATTCCTGGCTCTGGACCTGGGCGGTACCAATTTCCGCGTTCTACTCATCGAACTGAGCGGGGAACATTTCGAAATGAAATCGAAAATCTTCGCCATACCTCAGCACATCATGTTGGGCTCCGGGGAGCAATTGTTCGACCATATCGCCGAATGTTTGGCGATATTCGTCAAAGAGGAACAG gtGCAACATGAAACCCTCCCCTTGGGTTTTACTTTCAGTTTCCCGCTGGCCCAAAAGGGGTTAACGGTTGGCATTTTGGAGCGTTGGACCAAAGGGTTTAATTGCTCCAATGTGGTCGGTAACGATGTGGTGCAAATGCTTAATGAAGCCATCGAAAGACGAGGG GACGTAAGTATCGAGGTGTGTGCCATTTTGAATGACACCACCGGCACCCTGATGTCTTGCGCATGGAAAAACCACGACTGTAGGATCGGCCTTATTGTCG gtaCCGGCAACAACGGTTGCTACGTGGAAAAACAAGAAAACGCCGAATTGTTCGACGATAACGACATGGGTTCCGGTAAAGTGATCATCAATTTGGAAATGGGCGCGTTCGGGGACGACGGGTGTCTCGATTTCGCGCGCACCGAGTACGATAAGGAGGTGGACAAACATTCCATCAATCCCGGCAAGCAAAT ACAAGAAAAAATGATCTCGGGAATGTACATGGGCGAGCTGGTCCGTTTGGCCTTAGAGAAGTTCACCAAAGAGGGTCTCCTGTTCGGGGGCAAAGGCTCCGATCTACTTTACGAAAGGGGCCGGTTTTACACCAAGTACGTGTCGGAAATCGAGAGTGACGAGCCGGGATTGTTCACCAATCAAAAAGAGATTTTAGAGGAGCTCG GTCTAAAACACGCATCCGAGCAGGATTACGTGAACGTGCGATTTATATGCGAGTGCGTGAGTAGACGAGCCGCGCATCTCGCCTCCGCGGCCATAACCACACTTTTGCACAAAATGGACGAGAAAAAAGTGACGGTCGGCATCGACGGGTCCGTTTACCGTTACCATCCTCATTTTAAGAACCTGATGATGGAGAAGATTCGGGAGTTGTGCGACCCCAGTATCGAG tttgaCTTGATGTTGTCCGAAGATGGTTCCGGTAGAGGCGCGGCCTTAGTAGCAGCAGTAGCGGCACGTCAAAAGAAAAAGGCGCAACAAGCCACATGA